From one Desmospora activa DSM 45169 genomic stretch:
- a CDS encoding ABC transporter ATP-binding protein, with the protein MAQVKLNQVYKRYSGDVTAVTDFNLDIKDQEFLVLVGPSGCGKSTTLRMIAGLEEISEGELFIGDRLVNDVAPKDRDIAMVFQSYALYPHMNVYQNMAFGLKLRKFKKDDIDKRVKEAAKILDIEHLLDRKPKALSGGQRQRVALGRAIVREPQVFLMDEPLSNLDAKLRVQMRTEISKLHQRLKTTVIYVTHDQTEAMTMGDRIVVMKDGLIQQADTPTQIYHHPANVFVAGFIGSPAMNFVEGQLVEEGGDLIFKNGLNIKVPEGKAKMLREKGYVGKEVIFGIRPEDIHDEPLFLESSPDSLVKAKVEVAENMGAEMYLYLSGITDKWVTARVNARTQFAAGNEVTLALDMNKSHVFDKETEEAIY; encoded by the coding sequence ATGGCACAGGTGAAATTGAACCAAGTCTATAAACGGTATAGTGGCGATGTGACCGCCGTGACCGACTTTAATCTGGATATCAAAGACCAGGAGTTCTTGGTGTTGGTCGGTCCTTCCGGTTGCGGGAAATCGACGACGCTACGTATGATTGCCGGCTTGGAGGAGATCTCTGAGGGGGAGCTTTTTATCGGTGATCGCTTGGTTAACGATGTGGCACCCAAAGATCGGGATATCGCGATGGTGTTCCAAAGCTATGCCTTGTACCCCCATATGAATGTTTATCAAAATATGGCCTTTGGTCTGAAATTGCGCAAATTTAAAAAGGATGACATCGATAAACGCGTCAAGGAAGCAGCCAAAATATTGGATATTGAACATCTGTTGGACCGCAAGCCAAAAGCGCTCTCGGGCGGGCAGCGGCAGCGGGTGGCGCTAGGTCGGGCGATTGTGCGTGAACCGCAAGTCTTTCTGATGGACGAGCCCTTGTCCAACCTGGATGCCAAATTGCGGGTACAGATGCGTACGGAGATCAGCAAGTTGCACCAACGCCTGAAGACAACCGTGATCTATGTGACCCACGATCAGACCGAGGCGATGACTATGGGTGATCGCATTGTGGTGATGAAAGACGGTCTGATTCAACAGGCGGATACACCCACCCAAATTTATCATCATCCCGCCAATGTATTTGTGGCCGGGTTCATCGGTTCCCCAGCGATGAACTTTGTCGAGGGACAACTGGTGGAAGAGGGTGGCGATCTCATCTTTAAAAATGGTCTCAATATCAAAGTGCCGGAAGGCAAGGCCAAAATGTTGCGCGAAAAAGGGTACGTAGGTAAAGAAGTGATCTTCGGGATTCGACCGGAAGATATCCACGACGAACCGCTCTTTCTTGAATCTTCCCCAGACAGCTTGGTAAAGGCGAAGGTGGAAGTGGCTGAAAACATGGGAGCGGAGATGTATCTCTACCTTAGCGGGATCACGGATAAATGGGTGACAGCACGGGTGAACGCCCGTACGCAATTTGCCGCTGGCAATGAAGTCACCTTGGCCCTCGATATGAATAAATCCCATGTTTTTGACAAAGAGACAGAAGAAGCGATATATTGA
- a CDS encoding PucR family transcriptional regulator — MNEWQRVRRRLERMLEVSVDRVPADNAAVERLETTFFPVRMEGMDWLVVVEAPLSGRERSLVQAWLDEVLSAERETASPFSERLSQWLRHPEDFLHHPTPKPGEWRSRVPFLIMVKNERQIGSDDVITSFFEGDPWLLSLHKGERLLLVPPDWMEADDSGRESAWVETAQGLAEALATESGEEVRIAVHGLVETPQDLPAVLTTLRETLRIGQRFHPAGTVFAEWELALERLLRSVEIEGVQLFLDAISPLPFWQDEELRRTLLVFLEQNLNVSETARRLFLHRNTLIYRLDRLKQETGLDVRRFEDALRVKLALLLTGREQS, encoded by the coding sequence ATGAACGAATGGCAACGGGTTCGTAGGAGATTGGAGCGGATGTTGGAAGTATCGGTGGATCGGGTTCCTGCCGATAACGCTGCGGTGGAGCGCTTGGAAACGACTTTTTTCCCGGTGCGCATGGAGGGGATGGATTGGCTGGTAGTGGTGGAAGCACCCCTTTCCGGACGGGAGCGCTCGCTTGTGCAAGCGTGGTTGGATGAGGTGTTGTCGGCAGAACGAGAAACGGCGTCTCCTTTTTCTGAGCGCCTCTCCCAGTGGTTGCGTCATCCGGAGGACTTTCTCCATCACCCGACACCAAAACCGGGGGAGTGGAGAAGTCGTGTTCCGTTTTTAATCATGGTAAAGAATGAACGCCAGATAGGCAGTGACGATGTGATCACCAGCTTTTTTGAGGGGGATCCATGGTTGCTGTCGTTACACAAGGGAGAACGACTCTTATTGGTACCGCCGGATTGGATGGAGGCTGACGATTCCGGGCGCGAATCGGCATGGGTGGAGACGGCCCAGGGATTGGCCGAGGCGCTGGCGACGGAAAGCGGCGAAGAAGTGAGAATCGCGGTACATGGGCTGGTGGAGACACCGCAGGACTTACCGGCTGTGTTGACCACTTTGCGGGAAACGCTCCGTATCGGCCAACGCTTTCATCCCGCTGGTACCGTTTTTGCGGAGTGGGAGCTTGCGCTGGAGCGATTGCTCCGTTCAGTTGAGATCGAGGGAGTACAACTGTTTCTCGATGCGATCTCTCCGCTGCCCTTTTGGCAAGATGAAGAGCTGCGACGAACGTTACTTGTCTTTCTAGAGCAAAATCTCAATGTGAGCGAGACGGCCCGACGCCTGTTCCTGCATCGCAACACCCTCATTTACCGTCTGGATCGGTTGAAGCAGGAGACCGGGTTGGATGTACGCCGGTTTGAAGATGCATTGCGGGTAAAGTTGGCGCTGTTGTTGACAGGCAGAGAACAATCTTAG
- a CDS encoding carbohydrate ABC transporter permease → MKGSKAVQVKPTQLLLHIVLSLGAVVMVAPFLWAISSSLKTTAQIYQLPPAWIPTPVEWHNYMRSLEAMPFDLAYFNSFYITVLVVLSQVIGCSLAAYAFAKFRFPGDKVLFLLVISMMMVPKQVIIIPQYLMLQQFGWIDTHLPLIMPELLFNAFGIFLLRQFIMGIPRDLEEAAIIDGANPLRVWWSIVLPLIRPALAAFIIFAFKDKWNQFLEPLIYLDTPDLFTVPMLLNSFKGLYTADWALMMAGAVISILPILIVYVILQRQIIEGITLTGIKG, encoded by the coding sequence ATGAAGGGTAGCAAAGCAGTTCAAGTGAAACCGACGCAGTTGCTGCTGCATATTGTCTTAAGTCTTGGTGCAGTGGTAATGGTCGCTCCATTCTTGTGGGCGATTAGCAGCTCGTTAAAAACGACGGCCCAAATTTACCAACTGCCTCCCGCTTGGATTCCCACTCCGGTTGAATGGCACAATTATATGCGCTCGTTGGAAGCGATGCCCTTTGATTTGGCCTATTTTAATAGCTTTTACATTACCGTGCTTGTGGTGCTTTCACAGGTGATCGGATGTTCGTTGGCCGCTTATGCCTTTGCCAAATTTCGGTTTCCTGGGGATAAGGTCTTATTTTTGCTGGTGATTTCGATGATGATGGTGCCGAAACAAGTGATTATCATCCCCCAATATTTGATGCTGCAGCAGTTTGGTTGGATTGATACCCATCTGCCGTTGATTATGCCGGAGCTGTTGTTTAATGCATTTGGGATTTTTCTGTTGCGCCAATTTATCATGGGAATCCCACGGGATTTAGAGGAAGCGGCGATTATCGATGGGGCCAATCCGTTGCGGGTATGGTGGAGCATTGTCTTACCGTTGATTCGTCCGGCGTTGGCGGCTTTCATCATTTTTGCCTTTAAAGATAAATGGAATCAGTTTTTGGAACCGTTGATCTATCTGGACACGCCCGATCTGTTTACAGTGCCGATGCTTCTCAATTCCTTCAAAGGGCTGTATACCGCCGACTGGGCCTTGATGATGGCGGGTGCGGTGATTTCGATTTTGCCGATCCTAATCGTTTATGTTATTCTGCAAAGGCAGATTATCGAGGGGATTACATTGACTGGAATTAAGGGATAG
- a CDS encoding carbohydrate ABC transporter permease codes for MHHKYRKWWAYAFIAPTMITLLMFWLIPLGFALILSLMHWDGFGEKTFVGLDNFIYLFQDPVFQRAVVNTVYYTVLTIPTNIIIALLLALALNKIPGKDVYRVFYFMPVVTSAVSVGVIWIWILNGDFGILNSVLSTVGIAGPNWLADDRWVIPAIAIVGVWWGLGFNVVIFLAGLQGISRSYYEAAEMDGATTMQKFFHITLPLLSPTTFFVAVMAVISSFQVFDQVFVMTQGGPGKASHVVVLHMYEMAFQKGQFGVSTATAVVLFMSILLFTIIQFKLSKRWVHYEG; via the coding sequence ATGCATCACAAATACCGAAAATGGTGGGCTTATGCCTTTATCGCTCCAACCATGATCACATTGTTGATGTTCTGGCTGATTCCGCTGGGTTTTGCATTGATACTCAGTTTGATGCACTGGGACGGTTTTGGTGAAAAAACCTTTGTCGGCTTGGATAATTTTATCTATCTGTTTCAGGACCCCGTTTTTCAGAGAGCGGTTGTCAATACCGTCTACTATACCGTTTTAACGATTCCCACCAACATTATTATCGCGCTGTTATTGGCGTTAGCGTTAAACAAAATCCCTGGAAAAGACGTTTATCGCGTGTTTTATTTTATGCCGGTGGTGACAAGTGCGGTCTCCGTCGGGGTGATCTGGATATGGATTTTAAACGGTGATTTCGGCATTCTCAACTCCGTGCTCAGTACCGTTGGGATTGCAGGGCCCAATTGGTTGGCGGACGACCGCTGGGTGATTCCTGCCATCGCTATCGTGGGGGTATGGTGGGGGTTGGGTTTTAATGTCGTTATTTTTTTGGCCGGATTACAGGGGATATCTCGCTCCTATTATGAGGCGGCGGAGATGGACGGTGCGACTACGATGCAGAAGTTTTTCCACATCACGTTGCCGTTACTTTCCCCCACTACTTTCTTTGTGGCGGTAATGGCGGTCATCAGCTCTTTCCAAGTGTTTGACCAGGTTTTTGTGATGACCCAGGGAGGGCCTGGTAAAGCCAGCCATGTGGTCGTTCTCCATATGTATGAAATGGCTTTTCAAAAAGGGCAATTTGGCGTCAGTACGGCGACGGCAGTGGTTCTGTTTATGTCGATCTTACTCTTCACCATCATCCAATTTAAGTTGTCAAAAAGGTGGGTTCATTATGAAGGGTAG
- a CDS encoding ABC transporter substrate-binding protein: MINWGKKSLFLFGLVLCMVLVQACSGSADGKEQLTMSAWGNPAELKVYQRAIDAYMEKNPDVSIKLVPIPVDGYEQKLITQLTGGGGSDLFYVGAEYTSRLVEGNTIEPLTDFLNSEESYTKPDDYAEGLWGAAKKEDEIYGVPVDSNPLVMYYNIDLFKELGIKTPQQYYDEGEWNWDAFKKVTTELKKGGKKGYVQEKTLHMIESWIWSNGGSIYDEDGNLVLDNDKKAQEAIAFIDSLIQDGNAVYAGALPEGQGLDAMFLSQQVGMISAGHWLTPMFEEAGVNYDYIPWPTNTGNEREPVVIPTAYLSVNANTDKKEEAMKFLSFYVSKEGQTARLSGVGNAIPSVSGIDEIVEDQPKHVHYVTEARETGYAHGSPKSKSALTPGLVNDMEDLFDVMLLGKATPEETVEKVVKTIEEKTDQ; the protein is encoded by the coding sequence ATGATCAACTGGGGTAAGAAATCGCTATTCCTGTTTGGTTTGGTGTTGTGCATGGTTTTGGTGCAAGCCTGTTCCGGAAGTGCCGATGGCAAAGAGCAGCTGACGATGTCCGCTTGGGGAAATCCGGCGGAACTAAAAGTATACCAACGAGCGATTGATGCTTACATGGAGAAAAATCCGGATGTATCCATTAAATTGGTTCCCATCCCCGTCGACGGCTATGAACAGAAACTGATTACACAGTTAACGGGTGGCGGTGGATCCGACCTCTTCTATGTTGGGGCTGAATATACGTCCCGTTTGGTGGAGGGTAACACGATTGAACCGTTGACGGATTTTCTAAATTCGGAGGAGAGTTATACCAAGCCTGATGATTACGCGGAGGGTCTATGGGGTGCTGCAAAAAAAGAGGATGAAATTTATGGTGTACCGGTAGACAGCAATCCGTTGGTTATGTATTACAATATCGACTTGTTTAAAGAGCTGGGCATTAAGACGCCTCAACAATACTACGATGAAGGTGAATGGAATTGGGACGCATTTAAAAAAGTGACGACGGAGCTGAAAAAGGGCGGTAAAAAAGGGTATGTGCAGGAAAAAACGTTGCATATGATTGAAAGCTGGATCTGGTCAAACGGTGGCTCCATTTATGATGAAGACGGGAACTTGGTGCTGGATAACGATAAAAAAGCGCAGGAAGCGATCGCCTTTATAGACAGCCTGATCCAAGATGGAAATGCAGTGTATGCCGGGGCGTTGCCGGAAGGGCAAGGGCTGGACGCGATGTTTTTGTCACAGCAAGTGGGAATGATTTCCGCAGGACATTGGTTAACACCGATGTTTGAGGAAGCGGGGGTAAACTATGATTATATTCCGTGGCCGACCAATACCGGCAACGAGAGAGAACCAGTGGTGATTCCAACCGCCTATCTGTCTGTAAATGCCAATACAGACAAAAAAGAAGAAGCGATGAAATTCCTCTCGTTCTACGTTTCAAAGGAAGGGCAGACTGCAAGGCTTTCCGGCGTCGGCAATGCGATCCCTTCCGTTTCGGGCATCGATGAGATTGTGGAAGATCAGCCAAAGCATGTTCATTATGTGACCGAAGCTAGGGAGACGGGCTATGCTCATGGAAGCCCCAAAAGTAAAAGTGCGTTGACACCCGGATTAGTGAATGATATGGAAGATTTGTTTGATGTGATGTTATTAGGGAAAGCCACTCCGGAAGAGACCGTGGAAAAAGTGGTCAAAACGATTGAGGAAAAGACCGACCAATAG
- a CDS encoding alpha-glucosidase/alpha-galactosidase, whose translation MTKITFIGAGSSVFAKNILGDCMFVPALEGAEYALYDINPKRLRDSEQMLNNLKQNYKKNITIKPYSDRKEALKGAKYVINAIQVGGYKPGTVIDFEIPKKYGLRQTIGDTVGIGGIFRTLRTIPVMFDFARDMEEVCPDALLLNYTNPMASLTGGMLRYTDVKTVGLCHSVQVCTEHLLQSLGMDAEGVEEKIAGINHMAWLLEVKRDGFDLYPEIKRRAKEKQKSPHHDKVRFELMDKFGYYVTESSEHNAEYHPYFIKSRYPELIEKYNIPLDEYLYRCESQIKDWESMREELVHNQQLTHTRSHEYGSRIIEAIETNVPFKFGGNVLNTGGMITNLSEKACVEIPCVADRSGITSCFVGELPEQLAALNRTNINTQLLTIEAAVTGKKEAIYQAAMLDPHTSAELSLDDIVAMCDDLIEAHGDWLPRFA comes from the coding sequence ATGACTAAGATCACCTTTATCGGTGCAGGCAGTTCCGTTTTCGCCAAAAACATTCTCGGTGACTGTATGTTTGTGCCTGCTTTGGAGGGAGCAGAGTATGCGTTGTATGATATCAATCCCAAACGGTTACGGGATTCGGAACAGATGTTAAACAATTTGAAACAAAATTATAAGAAAAATATAACAATAAAACCTTACTCTGATCGCAAAGAGGCATTAAAAGGTGCCAAATATGTGATCAATGCCATCCAGGTGGGCGGTTATAAACCAGGGACCGTAATCGATTTTGAGATTCCCAAAAAATATGGGCTTCGTCAGACGATTGGCGACACCGTCGGAATCGGTGGCATTTTTCGGACGCTGCGAACGATTCCGGTGATGTTTGACTTCGCGCGAGATATGGAGGAGGTATGTCCCGATGCCCTTCTTTTAAACTATACCAATCCGATGGCCAGTTTGACCGGGGGGATGTTGCGCTATACCGATGTGAAGACGGTCGGTTTGTGTCATAGTGTTCAGGTTTGTACGGAACATCTGCTGCAATCACTGGGAATGGATGCGGAAGGTGTTGAAGAAAAAATTGCAGGGATCAACCATATGGCGTGGTTGCTGGAAGTGAAACGGGACGGATTTGATCTGTATCCGGAAATTAAAAGACGGGCCAAAGAAAAACAAAAGAGCCCCCACCATGATAAGGTACGGTTTGAGTTGATGGACAAATTTGGTTATTATGTGACGGAATCTTCGGAGCATAACGCCGAGTATCATCCTTATTTTATAAAAAGCCGGTATCCTGAGCTGATCGAAAAATACAATATCCCCCTTGATGAGTACTTATACCGGTGTGAAAGCCAGATCAAGGATTGGGAATCAATGCGGGAAGAGCTGGTTCACAATCAACAATTAACCCATACCCGCTCCCATGAATATGGTTCCCGCATTATCGAAGCGATTGAAACGAATGTTCCGTTTAAATTTGGAGGGAATGTGTTAAATACAGGCGGGATGATCACCAACCTCTCGGAGAAAGCTTGCGTCGAAATTCCCTGTGTCGCTGACCGGAGCGGGATCACTTCCTGTTTTGTCGGAGAATTGCCGGAACAGCTGGCGGCGCTTAATCGTACCAACATCAATACGCAGCTGTTGACGATTGAAGCGGCTGTAACAGGGAAGAAAGAAGCGATTTACCAAGCAGCTATGCTTGATCCTCATACGAGTGCAGAATTGTCGTTAGATGATATCGTCGCCATGTGTGATGACCTGATTGAAGCCCACGGTGACTGGTTGCCACGCTTTGCATGA
- a CDS encoding AraC family transcriptional regulator, with product MAKTELPAPIKVILVILVSPFTINNCYSQCIKLFVIFIVSALLLGNNGKKMRLGGKKLHSIGTDNHKGDGLVELFDTLEKYEGSYGFYFQEQLSSDHVSIKDIGREKRTSPDYYWDGLKREDDNKIIFQYTLSGFGMLELGKRVYQLDPGKAFIVKVPSEHRYYLPAHSKKWDFVFIALQGAPAEKCWEFSNEMVGPVFQVPPDSKLIQLLLTTYQETRERRITDAYRASAKGYEFMMELYRFADKLEKTKEIPTAIAQAVTFIQANFYQTITLDDIANVSSRSKYYLIKQFDEHLNTTPMQFLTQTRIKHAVELLLHTNLPIKEIAVKVGFSNDNYFNKVFRKQVGKSAGAFRKCKRGKYIIFN from the coding sequence TTGGCGAAAACGGAACTGCCTGCACCGATAAAGGTGATCTTAGTCATTCTTGTCTCTCCTTTTACTATAAATAATTGCTACTCACAATGCATTAAACTTTTTGTTATATTTATTGTAAGCGCTTTACTACTTGGTAACAACGGTAAGAAAATGAGATTGGGGGGTAAAAAATTGCACTCAATCGGAACAGATAACCACAAAGGGGATGGACTAGTCGAATTATTCGATACACTGGAGAAATATGAAGGAAGCTATGGTTTCTATTTTCAAGAACAACTTTCATCAGACCATGTCAGCATCAAAGACATCGGACGGGAAAAGAGAACGTCCCCCGACTATTATTGGGATGGGTTAAAGCGTGAAGACGACAACAAAATTATCTTTCAATACACTCTCTCTGGATTTGGAATGCTAGAACTGGGCAAACGCGTATATCAACTCGACCCCGGAAAAGCATTTATTGTGAAAGTCCCCAGTGAGCACCGCTATTATTTACCTGCACACAGTAAAAAGTGGGATTTCGTTTTTATCGCTTTGCAAGGAGCACCAGCGGAAAAATGCTGGGAATTTTCTAATGAAATGGTTGGACCCGTTTTTCAGGTTCCTCCGGACTCCAAGTTGATTCAGCTGTTATTAACCACGTATCAAGAAACGCGAGAAAGACGAATAACCGATGCCTACCGTGCTTCTGCCAAGGGGTATGAGTTTATGATGGAGCTTTATCGGTTTGCCGATAAGTTGGAAAAAACAAAAGAGATTCCGACCGCGATAGCCCAAGCTGTCACCTTTATCCAAGCAAACTTTTATCAAACGATTACCCTGGATGATATCGCAAACGTTTCTTCTCGCTCTAAATACTATTTAATCAAACAATTCGATGAACATTTAAACACGACTCCAATGCAATTCCTTACCCAAACACGGATTAAACATGCGGTTGAACTATTGCTCCATACCAATCTTCCGATAAAAGAAATCGCAGTCAAAGTCGGTTTTTCCAATGACAACTATTTTAATAAGGTGTTTCGGAAACAAGTAGGGAAATCAGCCGGTGCTTTTCGTAAATGTAAAAGAGGGAAGTATATTATTTTCAATTAA
- a CDS encoding phage holin family protein — translation MGWIIRLLLNALAVLIAAQVIPQIDVSGYGTAVLVAIVLGIINTIIRPVLVFLTLPISVVTLGLFIFVLNAALFALTGVLVPGFDVEGLAGAFLGSILVSIISWLLNGIWKGLRS, via the coding sequence ATGGGATGGATTATTCGTCTGCTGTTAAATGCACTGGCTGTTCTGATCGCAGCTCAGGTTATTCCACAAATCGACGTATCCGGGTATGGAACGGCGGTGTTGGTGGCGATTGTGCTGGGGATTATCAATACGATTATCCGTCCGGTGTTGGTTTTTTTGACTTTACCCATCTCCGTCGTTACGTTGGGGCTTTTTATCTTTGTGCTAAACGCTGCTCTCTTTGCACTGACGGGGGTTTTAGTGCCCGGATTTGATGTGGAGGGTTTAGCCGGCGCTTTTCTCGGTTCCATCCTGGTCAGCATTATCTCCTGGTTGCTGAACGGCATTTGGAAAGGGCTACGCTCTTGA
- a CDS encoding CDP-alcohol phosphatidyltransferase family protein codes for MVEKKRENYTLNDVREQTYKRRDAWWTVWLVDPVAARLVVPLANHTRITPNQISVLAFLFGLFAAGFFLQGDPMSLAWGALFFHLSFVLDCMDGKIARLKGTGSVFGMWLDYMLDRFRVVICSVALMSGQWLATEQTSYLFLALFIIFLDSLRYMDALQLYKLRREMKKRVRRGRMKEEPIIEEEENIQGEMAASAEEISSPSVDLNQTFKRRFQWYLNIRDWLEQHRIRPHLFSGIEFQMFIFIIGPLTGLILEMVVVSAVLLLTFELAIIYKLWLSTKDMDRELTVE; via the coding sequence ATGGTTGAAAAAAAGAGAGAAAATTACACATTAAACGATGTCCGGGAGCAAACGTATAAAAGAAGGGATGCATGGTGGACGGTATGGTTGGTTGATCCGGTGGCTGCTCGGCTGGTCGTACCGCTGGCCAATCACACCCGAATCACTCCGAATCAGATCTCTGTGCTGGCGTTTCTATTTGGATTGTTTGCGGCGGGGTTCTTTTTGCAGGGGGATCCGATGTCGTTGGCGTGGGGAGCGCTCTTCTTTCATCTGAGTTTTGTCCTGGATTGCATGGATGGTAAAATCGCTCGACTCAAAGGGACGGGCAGCGTGTTTGGCATGTGGTTGGATTATATGCTGGATCGGTTCCGGGTGGTAATCTGTAGCGTTGCGCTGATGAGTGGTCAGTGGTTGGCAACGGAGCAAACGAGCTACCTCTTTTTGGCGCTCTTCATTATATTCCTCGACAGTCTGCGGTATATGGATGCGTTGCAACTGTATAAGTTGCGGCGAGAGATGAAGAAGAGAGTTCGTCGTGGACGTATGAAGGAAGAGCCGATTATAGAGGAAGAGGAAAATATACAAGGGGAGATGGCAGCGTCAGCGGAAGAGATCTCCTCTCCATCCGTCGATTTAAATCAAACCTTTAAACGACGATTCCAGTGGTATCTAAATATCCGCGATTGGTTGGAGCAACATCGCATTCGGCCCCATCTTTTTAGCGGGATTGAATTTCAAATGTTTATTTTTATCATTGGACCGTTAACAGGTTTAATCTTGGAGATGGTTGTGGTGAGCGCGGTGTTGTTGCTGACTTTTGAACTGGCCATTATCTACAAGCTGTGGCTTAGTACAAAAGATATGGATCGGGAGCTGACGGTGGAATAA
- a CDS encoding DUF302 domain-containing protein has translation MFAYTVETNQSVDKAIRALEDNLYRRKFEILWKLDIPTKLMEEGIALEQDFRVLEVSNPDVAKKVLTCNQMGGYFLPFRIAVYRGADTFKTHIGLILPTTLMKLVEDEELNEIAQNVETTLIEVINAAK, from the coding sequence TTGTTTGCCTATACTGTGGAAACCAATCAAAGTGTAGACAAAGCGATTCGTGCGTTGGAAGATAATCTGTATCGACGGAAGTTTGAGATTTTGTGGAAATTGGACATTCCGACGAAGTTGATGGAAGAAGGAATTGCCCTGGAACAGGATTTCCGCGTGCTTGAAGTTAGCAACCCTGATGTAGCCAAAAAAGTGCTGACCTGCAATCAGATGGGGGGATACTTTTTGCCCTTTCGCATTGCAGTCTATCGCGGTGCCGATACATTTAAAACCCATATCGGACTGATTCTCCCCACCACCTTGATGAAGTTAGTGGAGGATGAGGAGTTAAATGAGATCGCACAAAACGTAGAAACTACGCTGATCGAAGTAATAAACGCCGCAAAGTAG
- a CDS encoding NAD(P)-dependent oxidoreductase produces the protein MSNQSVRDATNMKGNNRTPVTIIGLGPMGQALAGSFLHQGHPTTVWNRTAGKADDLVAKGAVQAETVTDAVEASRLVIICVLDYDVVHTILDPVSDTLKGRTLVNLTNGSPEGAREMATWSAERGVDYLDGAIMTPTTTIGTPSAVVLYSGSATVYETYQPTLASTGGSATHLGTDPGRAAAYDLALLDLFWTSMSGYIHALTLARTENIKAKDLAPFAKGIVDILPDIMDEFAHQVDSGHYPGDKSNLISAAAGMEHIIQTAQAHGIDTSVLNAAKAVAQRAIDTGHGTDDFSYLTEVFQKPSP, from the coding sequence ATGAGTAACCAATCCGTTAGAGACGCGACTAACATGAAGGGAAATAACCGTACACCAGTAACAATTATCGGCTTAGGTCCGATGGGTCAAGCGTTGGCCGGTTCATTCCTGCATCAGGGTCATCCGACGACCGTCTGGAATCGGACTGCGGGGAAAGCTGATGACCTCGTCGCCAAGGGAGCCGTTCAAGCGGAAACGGTTACCGATGCAGTGGAAGCAAGCCGATTGGTGATTATCTGTGTGTTAGACTACGACGTCGTACACACCATCCTTGATCCCGTCAGTGATACCTTAAAGGGGCGAACGTTAGTAAACCTGACCAACGGCTCACCCGAGGGGGCACGGGAAATGGCCACATGGTCGGCTGAGCGCGGTGTCGATTACCTCGACGGGGCGATTATGACTCCGACCACAACTATCGGAACCCCTTCTGCTGTTGTTTTATATAGCGGTTCAGCTACCGTCTACGAAACTTATCAACCAACACTGGCGAGTACAGGGGGCTCGGCCACCCACCTTGGAACAGACCCTGGCCGAGCAGCGGCATATGACCTCGCTCTGCTTGATCTCTTCTGGACATCCATGAGCGGCTATATCCATGCTTTAACCTTAGCCCGCACGGAAAACATCAAAGCAAAGGATCTCGCTCCATTTGCCAAGGGAATCGTAGACATCCTGCCCGACATCATGGATGAGTTTGCACATCAGGTCGACAGCGGCCACTACCCAGGGGATAAATCCAATCTCATTTCAGCCGCTGCGGGGATGGAACATATTATCCAAACCGCCCAAGCCCACGGTATTGACACCAGTGTTTTGAACGCCGCCAAAGCCGTCGCCCAGCGGGCGATTGACACAGGCCACGGTACCGACGACTTCTCGTACCTAACCGAGGTATTTCAAAAGCCGTCCCCGTAA
- a CDS encoding MerR family transcriptional regulator produces MKISQLSKITGVSPRSIRHYEKKKLLTAKRLDNGYREFDQSAIDRIKTIQIYLGLGLTTDEIEQVLNCKETYPEIEIDEYCEEMIEVYEEKLDEINTQMNTLVVVQKRLEKRVKQMKEKRERSGLKRLPYDDEKS; encoded by the coding sequence TTGAAAATTAGCCAATTGTCTAAAATCACCGGAGTTAGCCCTCGTTCCATCCGGCATTATGAGAAGAAAAAATTATTGACCGCTAAACGGCTGGATAATGGTTATCGTGAGTTCGATCAATCTGCGATTGATCGCATTAAAACCATCCAAATCTATCTCGGTCTCGGTCTTACCACCGATGAGATCGAACAGGTTTTAAATTGTAAGGAAACTTACCCTGAAATTGAAATCGATGAATATTGTGAGGAAATGATAGAGGTTTATGAAGAGAAATTGGATGAAATCAATACACAAATGAATACATTGGTTGTCGTACAAAAACGGTTGGAAAAGCGAGTGAAGCAAATGAAAGAAAAGAGGGAACGGTCGGGTTTAAAGAGATTGCCCTACGATGATGAAAAATCATAA